The Novipirellula caenicola genome window below encodes:
- a CDS encoding DUF1559 domain-containing protein: MNSKRTPHSGFTLVELLVVIAIIGVLVGLLLPAVQAAREAARRMSCSNNFKQLGLGIHNYHSAYKQLPQHGSGTIDENITPNVRSWRATNNGNMLQLSMLVGITPFIEQQAIWEVISNPNDYDKDGTIDYPAMGPSHGKINYVPWVTELPTLRCPSDPGTGLPALGRTNYAASLGDSGRQLHNGPRNNALLVRTNPSKHSRAANRGAFVKYKKTAFRDVLDGLSNTIMMAEIATDLGDKDTRTISNDVGAKGNSGQVSAALVHDNPSYCSQNGMIDPERPQFWLPTQETDGATTGRGYRWASAQQIYTAITTILPPNKNLCAFNRGSNIAMLPPSSRHQGGVHVLMGDGAVKFVTDSIEAGNSTAPAVWLNGTGGASPGSKSPYGLWGALGTRAARETIDTEF, from the coding sequence ATGAATTCGAAACGGACACCTCATTCGGGGTTCACGTTAGTCGAGCTTCTTGTCGTGATCGCGATCATCGGAGTGTTGGTTGGATTGCTGCTTCCCGCGGTCCAAGCGGCACGTGAAGCGGCCCGGCGGATGAGCTGCAGTAACAACTTCAAACAGCTTGGGCTTGGCATCCACAACTATCACAGTGCGTACAAACAACTGCCCCAGCATGGTTCGGGAACGATTGACGAGAACATCACTCCGAATGTTCGCTCATGGCGTGCGACTAACAACGGAAACATGCTGCAGTTATCCATGTTGGTAGGGATTACGCCTTTCATTGAACAACAAGCGATTTGGGAAGTGATCTCCAATCCAAACGATTACGACAAAGACGGGACGATCGATTATCCGGCAATGGGACCTTCGCATGGCAAAATCAACTACGTCCCGTGGGTTACCGAATTGCCAACGTTACGCTGTCCAAGTGATCCAGGAACGGGTTTGCCAGCGCTTGGTCGAACCAATTATGCCGCGAGCCTAGGGGATTCCGGACGCCAGCTGCATAACGGGCCTCGCAATAACGCATTGCTTGTAAGAACGAACCCCTCGAAACACTCGCGTGCCGCCAATCGTGGTGCGTTTGTGAAATACAAGAAGACGGCGTTCCGCGACGTGTTGGACGGTCTTTCAAACACCATCATGATGGCAGAAATTGCGACGGATCTTGGTGACAAAGATACCCGCACGATCTCGAACGATGTGGGTGCCAAGGGGAACAGTGGTCAGGTGTCAGCGGCGTTGGTACACGACAACCCGTCGTATTGTTCGCAAAACGGGATGATTGATCCCGAGCGTCCGCAGTTCTGGTTGCCGACGCAAGAAACCGATGGCGCTACCACGGGGCGTGGTTATCGTTGGGCCAGTGCACAGCAGATTTACACGGCAATCACAACCATTTTGCCACCCAACAAAAATCTATGTGCCTTCAACCGCGGATCAAATATCGCGATGCTACCACCGTCCAGTCGCCACCAAGGTGGCGTGCACGTATTGATGGGCGACGGAGCGGTGAAGTTCGTCACGGATTCGATCGAAGCGGGCAATTCAACCGCTCCAGCCGTCTGGCTAAACGGTACCGGTGGTGCATCGCCGGGATCGAAAAGTCCGTATGGATTGTGGGGAGCGTTGGGCACACGTGCTGCTCGTGAAACGATTGACACCGAATTCTAA
- a CDS encoding sulfatase-like hydrolase/transferase, which yields MRYAALLFVTLCGLQGVAMAEKPNVLILYADDLGYGDLRCNNPDSKIPTPNLSQLANAGMRFTDGHSSSGICTPSRYALLTGRHHWRDFHGIVNAFGDSVFAPERLTLAEMLQQVGYDTAAIGKWHLGWDWEAIRKPDAVSEKKGRNKVWGPEDFDWSKAIPDGPLAHGFDSYFGDTVINFPPYCWIEDDHVVKAPDTMMDTSKWKPIKEGNWECRPGPMASDWDPYQNIPTITQRGVDFLKSRQPSDKPFFLYFAFPSPHAPIIPNDQFDGKSGAGPYGDFVYETDDAIGRLLAALEESGQADNTIVIFTADNGPEKYAYARDQKYDHWSSKPFRGLKRDLYEGGHHVPMLIRWPGTVQPGSTNTSLVSQIDIMATIAEVVDYELPDDAAEDSYSLIPLLKGASTPVRTTHVHNTHANGYAIRHNDWLLVDTKTGYVSGRNPQWEKKHGYPADDKSPVELYDLSKDIGQRNNVAQQHPEVVSELQSKLKRIREQGFSAPRISK from the coding sequence ATGAGATACGCCGCTCTTTTGTTTGTGACCCTCTGCGGCTTGCAGGGTGTCGCGATGGCAGAGAAACCGAACGTGCTAATCTTGTACGCCGATGATCTTGGATACGGAGACCTTCGCTGCAACAACCCCGATTCGAAAATCCCCACGCCAAATCTATCGCAATTGGCAAACGCGGGCATGCGTTTCACCGACGGGCATTCTTCGTCGGGGATCTGCACCCCGAGCCGTTACGCCCTGCTGACAGGCCGACACCACTGGCGTGACTTCCATGGAATCGTCAACGCTTTCGGTGACTCGGTTTTCGCCCCCGAACGATTGACGCTCGCCGAGATGCTACAGCAAGTCGGCTATGACACCGCAGCGATCGGGAAATGGCATTTGGGCTGGGATTGGGAAGCGATCCGTAAACCCGATGCAGTCAGCGAGAAAAAGGGACGCAACAAGGTCTGGGGGCCCGAAGACTTTGATTGGAGCAAGGCGATTCCCGATGGACCTTTGGCTCACGGTTTTGATTCCTATTTCGGCGACACCGTCATCAATTTTCCTCCCTATTGCTGGATCGAGGACGATCACGTCGTCAAGGCTCCCGATACGATGATGGACACGTCCAAGTGGAAGCCGATCAAGGAGGGCAACTGGGAATGCCGTCCCGGACCGATGGCATCGGATTGGGACCCCTACCAAAATATTCCAACGATCACCCAGCGTGGCGTCGATTTCTTGAAATCACGTCAACCGAGCGACAAACCTTTCTTTCTGTATTTTGCATTTCCATCACCGCATGCCCCAATCATTCCCAACGATCAATTTGACGGGAAATCGGGCGCTGGACCGTACGGCGATTTCGTTTACGAGACCGACGACGCGATTGGTCGCTTGTTGGCCGCACTGGAGGAATCGGGCCAAGCGGACAACACGATTGTCATCTTCACCGCCGACAACGGTCCTGAAAAATACGCATACGCCCGCGATCAGAAATACGATCATTGGTCGAGCAAACCGTTTCGGGGACTCAAGCGAGACCTGTACGAAGGCGGTCACCATGTTCCGATGTTGATCCGATGGCCTGGAACAGTTCAGCCCGGTTCTACCAACACATCGCTGGTTTCGCAAATCGACATCATGGCGACCATTGCGGAGGTGGTCGATTATGAGTTGCCAGATGATGCGGCCGAGGATTCATACAGCTTGATACCGCTATTGAAGGGGGCATCAACGCCGGTCCGTACGACACACGTCCACAACACTCACGCCAACGGCTATGCGATTCGTCACAACGATTGGCTGCTGGTGGACACAAAGACCGGATACGTGAGCGGACGCAATCCGCAATGGGAGAAAAAACATGGCTATCCGGCCGATGACAAAAGTCCCGTTGAGTTGTATGACTTGAGCAAGGATATCGGTCAACGCAACAATGTGGCACAACAGCATCCCGAGGTGGTGTCCGAGTTGCAATCGAAGTTAAAACGGATACGCGAACAAGGCTTTTCAGCGCCACGAATCTCAAAGTAA
- a CDS encoding BNR-4 repeat-containing protein: MTLRFMVAAAIFASITTTTFGVQPDAEPETRRIAGYKGIWFTLGQFYGKGSGDQAYAKVSREPVFPYGDKYSGGLGTYTAKHTPLAIYSPEVEKTFFVYGGTTGPEQRHLLCMISYYDHKTNQVPRPVVVYDKQGVDDPHDNPSLAIDIKGYLWVFVSGRGRSRPGFKYRSTQPYSIDGFERISEEEMTYPQPHVVGKKGFLHLFTKYTGVRELYWERSENGVDWTADEKLAGIREPGDSRGGHYQSSAVLGDKVGTFFNRHPNGNVDQRTDLYYVQTRDLGATWTTIDGQTLETPLEDVDSPARVIDYASQGLNVYLKDMKFDHDGHPVLLYVTSPGAEPGPPNDPRHFRITRWDGANWQTTMIAPTDHNYDMGSLDLGENADAEWTVRIPSAPGAQPWHGGGEVVLWASRDQGDSWRLKRQVTDNSEKNHNYIRQPLNARDPFFVFWADGDPTRLSTSQLYFSDRSGEHVWRLPYEMTEAFAEPQLLASPNSANAAKQND, from the coding sequence ATGACATTGCGATTTATGGTCGCCGCGGCGATCTTTGCGAGCATCACGACAACGACATTTGGCGTCCAGCCTGATGCAGAACCCGAAACGCGACGCATTGCGGGCTACAAGGGAATCTGGTTCACGCTGGGGCAATTCTACGGCAAGGGCAGCGGGGACCAAGCGTATGCGAAGGTGTCGCGTGAACCGGTCTTTCCCTATGGTGATAAATATTCGGGCGGACTAGGAACTTACACCGCCAAGCACACTCCGCTGGCAATCTATAGTCCCGAGGTCGAAAAAACATTCTTCGTCTACGGAGGCACAACGGGCCCCGAGCAGCGTCATCTGTTGTGCATGATTTCGTATTACGATCACAAGACGAACCAAGTACCTCGGCCGGTGGTGGTCTACGACAAACAGGGTGTCGACGACCCGCATGACAACCCTTCGCTTGCGATCGATATTAAGGGGTACCTGTGGGTTTTCGTTAGCGGTCGTGGTCGCAGTCGGCCTGGATTCAAATACCGTAGCACGCAGCCATACAGCATCGATGGTTTTGAGCGAATCAGCGAAGAAGAAATGACCTACCCTCAGCCGCATGTGGTTGGCAAGAAGGGTTTTCTACATCTATTTACCAAATACACCGGTGTACGCGAATTGTACTGGGAACGCAGTGAAAACGGTGTCGATTGGACCGCTGACGAAAAACTGGCTGGCATCCGCGAGCCAGGCGATTCCAGGGGCGGTCATTACCAAAGCAGTGCGGTACTTGGCGACAAGGTGGGAACTTTCTTTAACCGCCATCCCAATGGCAACGTGGATCAACGTACCGATCTCTATTACGTCCAGACTCGTGATCTAGGCGCGACATGGACGACGATTGATGGCCAGACACTCGAAACTCCGCTTGAAGACGTGGACAGCCCTGCGCGGGTGATCGATTATGCATCGCAGGGATTAAACGTCTATTTGAAAGACATGAAGTTTGATCACGACGGGCATCCAGTGCTGCTTTACGTGACCAGTCCTGGTGCCGAGCCTGGACCGCCCAATGATCCTCGACATTTTCGCATCACACGCTGGGACGGTGCGAACTGGCAAACCACCATGATTGCTCCCACCGACCACAACTACGACATGGGCAGTCTGGATCTTGGCGAGAACGCCGATGCGGAATGGACGGTGCGAATTCCGTCGGCGCCGGGGGCACAACCTTGGCACGGCGGCGGCGAAGTGGTGCTTTGGGCAAGTCGCGACCAGGGCGATTCCTGGCGTCTGAAGCGACAGGTTACCGATAACAGCGAGAAGAACCATAACTACATCCGTCAACCGCTCAACGCACGAGATCCGTTCTTTGTGTTCTGGGCCGATGGCGACCCGACGCGGCTGAGCACCAGCCAACTCTATTTCTCCGACCGCTCAGGAGAACACGTTTGGCGTCTTCCTTATGAAATGACGGAAGCTTTTGCGGAACCGCAATTGCTCGCTTCGCCAAACTCGGCGAATGCAGCGAAGCAAAACGATTAA
- the asd gene encoding archaetidylserine decarboxylase (Phosphatidylserine decarboxylase is synthesized as a single chain precursor. Generation of the pyruvoyl active site from a Ser is coupled to cleavage of a Gly-Ser bond between the larger (beta) and smaller (alpha chains). It is an integral membrane protein.), whose amino-acid sequence MDAPPTSDAITFFNRYTAKIEQEQIYGEPFLRWTYETIPGQIALAVAAKRVWFSKWYGWRMDRAASQSKVMPFIETYKLDPNEFQDPPESFRTFNEFFYRKLTPAARPIDSDPDSIVFPADGRHLAIADVSQTDGFWIKGQQMDLARLLGSRSLADRYATGSMLISRLCPVDYHRFHFPVSGTASESRLIPGSLSSVNPIALRKRLSILWENKRMITEIQTPSHGTVLMIEVGAACVGGIHQTFTPGAIEKGDDKGYFTFGGSMTIVLMEPGRVQFADDLLKHSTQQREVYARMGDVAGFR is encoded by the coding sequence ATGGATGCCCCCCCCACAAGTGACGCGATTACCTTTTTTAATCGCTATACCGCCAAGATCGAACAAGAACAGATCTATGGCGAACCCTTTCTCCGCTGGACCTACGAAACGATCCCGGGCCAGATCGCGTTGGCGGTCGCTGCGAAACGCGTTTGGTTCTCGAAATGGTACGGTTGGCGGATGGACCGAGCTGCGAGTCAATCGAAAGTGATGCCGTTTATCGAGACCTACAAACTTGATCCAAACGAATTTCAGGACCCGCCGGAATCGTTTCGAACATTCAACGAATTTTTTTATCGGAAATTGACGCCAGCAGCGCGACCGATTGATAGCGATCCCGATTCCATCGTTTTCCCAGCCGATGGCCGGCATTTGGCGATTGCCGACGTCTCGCAGACCGACGGGTTTTGGATCAAGGGACAACAAATGGACTTGGCACGGCTACTCGGTAGCCGCTCGTTGGCCGATCGCTACGCCACCGGCAGCATGCTGATCTCACGTCTCTGTCCGGTCGATTATCACCGTTTCCATTTTCCGGTCTCGGGTACCGCGAGCGAATCGCGTTTGATTCCCGGTTCACTTTCGTCGGTCAATCCGATTGCACTACGAAAACGGTTGTCCATTCTGTGGGAAAACAAACGGATGATCACCGAGATCCAAACGCCGTCGCATGGTACGGTGTTGATGATCGAAGTGGGCGCAGCCTGTGTCGGCGGCATCCACCAAACGTTCACTCCCGGTGCCATAGAAAAGGGAGACGATAAAGGCTACTTCACGTTTGGCGGTTCGATGACGATCGTGTTGATGGAACCGGGACGCGTTCAATTTGCGGACGATCTGCTAAAACACTCGACGCAACAGCGCGAAGTCTATGCACGAATGGGCGATGTCGCTGGGTTTCGTTAA
- a CDS encoding LamG-like jellyroll fold domain-containing protein — MNPSSPNSDSLRRLNALLPRLVDDQLSDEEAKELVAILQSSPEAQAHYLNYLQIHSELSAAWGVVDSVNPALLSEHFTTPDERPAASTIPSIPFAWTGTNAKLQGLVAFLVLVIGGLSLLLVMSLSGYLSGPVQQGVTPVTDKDDGASPLNVASVEDPNGPSNDAFTEGFVVAMAEPVAAVVVRSEGDFASQLSVGKRLTAGTLKLERGLVQMEFMSGAVVAIEGPAELQIHSKNAATLLSGRVSANVPPRARGFVLNSPKAAIVDLGTEFGVSVTPQGTSEVEVLSGEVELSLLGDDGNTLISQRVHEATRISVNQEKDLLQTITANPNELPKIVVFNDEAVPRTDEYAARIRRDSPLLYWRFEDGEDSPNTNNQVRNEMGPNHSAILRHGRNGRKDIQITNGYLRFQRSSSARYLASENAITGLNQGPYSIEFWMKPDDLQHATVLGVFPETRTDSRIFLNVFEIVTDTFMIHEPGALRFLHRTPPTASYETGTNAFTPGVCVPGQWHHVVAVKNTNAMEIYLNGRLARRVPLAEGKIDGPGDFHLIFGQLTAVADWRQFSGALDEIAVYSRALRPEEIERHFSAVFP; from the coding sequence ATGAACCCTTCCTCCCCTAACTCCGACTCATTGCGACGCCTCAACGCACTGTTGCCTCGGTTGGTTGACGATCAATTGAGTGATGAAGAAGCCAAGGAACTGGTTGCGATCCTACAATCATCACCCGAAGCTCAGGCCCACTACCTGAATTACTTACAAATCCATTCCGAGCTTTCTGCTGCTTGGGGCGTGGTGGACAGCGTCAATCCAGCTCTTCTGAGTGAGCACTTCACGACGCCCGACGAGAGGCCTGCTGCGTCCACGATTCCGAGTATCCCGTTTGCTTGGACGGGGACAAACGCGAAATTGCAAGGTCTGGTCGCGTTTTTGGTACTCGTCATCGGCGGACTCTCGTTGCTCCTGGTGATGTCACTGAGCGGCTACCTCAGCGGGCCAGTGCAGCAAGGCGTAACACCGGTGACCGATAAGGACGATGGTGCGTCACCACTGAACGTCGCATCCGTCGAAGATCCAAACGGGCCATCCAATGACGCGTTCACAGAAGGATTCGTTGTCGCGATGGCTGAACCGGTTGCTGCCGTTGTCGTCCGCAGTGAAGGCGATTTTGCGTCGCAGCTTTCTGTCGGAAAACGTCTGACCGCAGGGACGCTAAAGCTCGAACGGGGACTGGTGCAAATGGAATTCATGAGCGGTGCCGTGGTGGCAATCGAGGGACCTGCGGAATTGCAAATTCATTCGAAAAACGCTGCAACGTTGTTATCCGGCCGCGTCAGCGCAAACGTCCCTCCACGTGCTCGTGGCTTCGTACTCAATTCACCTAAGGCCGCCATCGTCGATTTGGGGACCGAGTTTGGTGTCAGCGTGACTCCCCAGGGGACTTCGGAAGTCGAGGTGCTCAGCGGCGAAGTTGAACTCTCGTTGCTCGGCGATGACGGCAATACCTTGATCAGCCAACGTGTACACGAGGCAACGCGAATCAGTGTGAACCAAGAAAAGGATTTGTTGCAAACGATCACGGCGAATCCGAATGAACTGCCAAAGATTGTTGTTTTCAATGATGAGGCAGTACCTAGAACGGATGAATATGCGGCGCGGATTCGCCGAGATTCGCCACTTCTCTATTGGCGTTTTGAAGATGGCGAGGATTCCCCGAACACGAACAATCAAGTTCGTAACGAGATGGGACCGAATCACTCGGCGATACTTCGTCACGGGCGAAACGGAAGAAAGGACATCCAAATCACCAACGGGTACCTTCGTTTCCAACGGAGTAGTTCGGCGCGTTACTTGGCTAGTGAAAATGCAATCACCGGGCTGAACCAAGGCCCCTACTCGATCGAGTTCTGGATGAAGCCCGACGACCTGCAGCATGCGACCGTGCTTGGGGTATTCCCGGAAACGCGAACCGACAGTCGGATCTTTTTAAACGTATTCGAGATTGTCACCGACACGTTCATGATCCATGAGCCTGGCGCATTGCGATTTCTGCATCGGACTCCTCCGACCGCATCGTACGAAACAGGGACCAATGCATTCACACCTGGTGTGTGTGTGCCCGGTCAATGGCACCACGTCGTTGCCGTCAAGAACACCAACGCGATGGAGATCTATCTGAACGGACGGCTAGCCCGCCGCGTCCCTCTGGCGGAAGGAAAGATCGATGGACCTGGAGATTTCCACCTGATCTTCGGGCAATTGACGGCGGTGGCGGATTGGCGGCAATTCTCCGGTGCACTCGACGAGATCGCAGTTTATTCGCGGGCACTTCGCCCGGAGGAAATCGAGCGGCATTTTTCCGCGGTCTTCCCCTAG
- a CDS encoding sigma-70 family RNA polymerase sigma factor, with the protein MQDDVPDKIELTTEWVLQLTEAQPRLFGFLLKRLGNSDQAHEVLQDVNLVLCRDAAKFQEGTDFMAWAFTIARFQVMAFRKRQSRDRLVFPSDLAASLDALDAEMFADDIRKRREAALQDCLVKLMPEQRKLIIQRYAESISVKAIAGDMDKTANAVSMMLHRVREKLIACVESKLSMEPPK; encoded by the coding sequence ATGCAAGACGACGTTCCCGACAAAATCGAGCTCACGACCGAGTGGGTGTTGCAGCTAACCGAGGCTCAACCTCGGCTGTTTGGATTTTTGCTGAAGCGTTTGGGCAACAGCGACCAAGCCCACGAGGTACTGCAGGATGTCAATCTGGTGCTTTGCCGCGACGCTGCCAAATTTCAAGAGGGAACTGATTTCATGGCTTGGGCATTTACGATCGCTCGTTTCCAAGTGATGGCGTTCCGTAAACGGCAATCCCGCGATCGTCTAGTCTTCCCCAGCGATTTAGCGGCGTCGCTCGATGCCTTGGATGCCGAGATGTTTGCTGATGACATTCGCAAACGTCGTGAGGCAGCACTACAGGATTGCCTTGTCAAACTGATGCCGGAACAGCGAAAATTGATCATCCAGCGATATGCCGAATCGATCTCCGTGAAAGCGATTGCCGGAGACATGGACAAGACCGCGAATGCCGTCAGTATGATGCTGCACCGAGTGCGAGAGAAACTAATCGCTTGCGTCGAGTCAAAACTATCGATGGAGCCACCAAAATGA